A genomic segment from Candidatus Brocadia sinica JPN1 encodes:
- a CDS encoding radical SAM protein, translating into MSENRHLFCSKPFTWFEITHLKKIGEVFLCCPAWLDTSIGNLQDQSIEEIWNGEKAQEIRRSILDGSFTYCNRSRCAFLQTVSGPVEKIEDVKDNDLKTVIENELTLLPYGPKQIICTYDKSCNLSCPSCRINIIIEKKNKKQILRVQHKIQQEAMKHANYLHITGSGDPFGSPFFRKWLQTMKRKDMPNIDKIHLQTNAQLWTVKMWDTIAKDIQQLIKSADISIDAANPETYAINRRGGSFARLLENLKFISSLRKNGPLEWVGISMVVQKNNFKEMPDFVRLGKYFNFDTVYFSQLVNYGTYSEEEFRNRAVHFPTHPSHYEFIDILNDTIFNEPLVHLGNLTEIALRR; encoded by the coding sequence ATGTCAGAAAACAGACATTTGTTTTGCTCGAAACCTTTTACATGGTTTGAGATTACCCATTTAAAAAAAATCGGGGAGGTATTTCTGTGCTGTCCGGCATGGCTTGATACATCCATAGGAAATTTACAAGATCAGTCGATTGAAGAGATATGGAATGGTGAAAAGGCACAAGAAATACGGCGCTCAATTTTGGATGGTTCATTTACCTATTGCAATCGCTCCAGATGCGCTTTTTTACAAACGGTATCCGGGCCGGTTGAAAAAATTGAAGATGTTAAAGACAATGATTTAAAAACCGTAATAGAAAATGAACTCACACTCCTACCCTATGGACCGAAACAAATTATTTGTACATATGATAAATCTTGTAATCTATCCTGCCCTTCATGTCGAATAAATATTATTATAGAGAAGAAAAACAAGAAACAAATATTAAGAGTCCAGCACAAGATTCAACAGGAGGCTATGAAACATGCTAACTATTTACACATTACGGGATCAGGTGATCCTTTTGGCAGTCCTTTTTTCAGAAAATGGCTGCAAACTATGAAAAGAAAGGATATGCCGAATATTGATAAAATACATTTACAAACAAACGCGCAATTATGGACAGTAAAAATGTGGGATACGATCGCAAAGGATATACAACAGCTTATCAAAAGCGCAGATATTTCAATTGATGCGGCAAACCCGGAAACTTATGCAATCAATCGTAGGGGTGGGAGTTTCGCAAGGCTTCTTGAAAACCTCAAATTTATCAGCTCCCTTCGTAAAAACGGTCCCTTAGAGTGGGTAGGCATAAGCATGGTTGTTCAAAAAAACAACTTTAAAGAGATGCCTGATTTTGTGCGTCTTGGCAAGTATTTTAATTTTGATACCGTTTATTTTAGCCAGTTAGTGAATTACGGAACATACTCTGAAGAGGAATTTAGAAATAGGGCCGTTCATTTTCCCACGCACCCAAGTCATTATGAGTTTATTGACATTCTGAATGATACAATCTTTAATGAACCGTTAGTCCACTTAGGAAATCTAACGGAAATTGCATTGAGAAGATAA
- a CDS encoding class I SAM-dependent methyltransferase: MLLERLIKDNPQFHLHEGVSTSWAIHPDTLRFLYSMLTPSMSTLETGCGHTTVIFSIVNTKHICITPDLGEAERVQQYCAKLGLTENITFIIESSDKILPQNGLIQSELDLIFIDGAHRFPIPIIDWYYTAFKLKPGGIVCVDDFKIPSVKILYDFLSIEEEWELIKIMNNTAFFKKLQEPKNVNDWTGQKINLPYCYDINKRNKESIINKLKLSHLIKRLKKLKG, translated from the coding sequence ATGTTACTAGAAAGATTGATTAAAGACAACCCGCAATTCCATCTGCATGAAGGTGTCTCTACAAGCTGGGCTATTCACCCTGACACCTTACGCTTTCTTTACAGCATGTTAACACCCAGCATGTCAACATTGGAAACTGGTTGTGGGCATACAACCGTTATCTTCTCTATAGTAAATACAAAACATATTTGTATTACGCCTGATCTGGGAGAAGCTGAACGGGTACAACAATATTGCGCAAAATTAGGCCTCACAGAAAATATAACTTTCATTATTGAAAGTTCAGATAAAATCCTTCCACAGAATGGATTGATACAATCAGAATTAGATCTTATATTCATTGACGGAGCACATCGTTTCCCTATACCGATTATTGATTGGTATTACACAGCATTCAAGTTAAAGCCGGGAGGCATTGTATGCGTAGACGACTTTAAGATACCATCAGTTAAAATATTATATGATTTTTTAAGTATAGAGGAAGAATGGGAATTAATAAAAATCATGAATAATACTGCTTTCTTTAAAAAATTACAGGAACCAAAAAATGTTAATGATTGGACCGGCCAGAAAATTAATTTACCCTATTGTTATGATATAAATAAACGCAACAAAGAATCAATTATCAACAAGTTGAAACTTTCGCATCTGATAAAAAGGTTAAAAAAATTAAAAGGGTAA
- a CDS encoding polysaccharide deacetylase family protein, translated as MPMNKLYKEDFYRIQKETSKRSAREIIPLLLGFIHPKSIVDVGCGLGTWLTVFKEFGITECLGIDGDYIKKNMLQIPQEEFLPFDLTKPLQLNREFDLVVSLEVAEHLPAECAEIFIDSVTKLGQVILFSAAIPFQGGVCHVNEQWPHYWLKHFKKNKYLIIDCLRKAIWDNENVEPYYAQNIFIFVKDNCIGNYPLLERELENTNISQLAIVHPKIYQKNSKKIAAETLPMTVEDADIIKIEVTEPVNNVVPHTSARRLLCQIEFMGSYIGTLELPICDGLVPAYVLSDAIAADFAWPIVRHFFERTIYRNIRVKHEPAGLSIYKEKLCLVGGLPKDERALWIQLHDLIGWVIFLQEVWGCPNVSLEHFYLDRGNKPQEKFTYRPQIFLFEGSKKATRYCVNDSWLIVEVSKDISDMRVSCPEINVLLTVGGAAVGAVTIPITGDILRAEELRAILTKASGFELCRVAVREGILGKSVTDPLSLRDRLSQSAATVNRFSKDGYSLFTFGNNIRALDYAACKTLIPDTYNLILGRNTYGLIGTSASRWTTLPAVTEKDIIDAALANGEPIVRASSQNGHTKRIIHSPDLIWHQLLQKQEPFFNPNISRKIQREKATDTYQNHSNENVVTNQLPILLYHRICPATSPATADDSITPETFEEHISSLHSAGFYSIRLEDWGVAMLEKKPLPRRAVLLTFDNGYLDFLTFAWPILRRYGFSATIFIVTDWVETLRKRDSEYGGQIPLLGWDEIRTLQTEGIEFGSHSASHRSLTKLTHEEIVREGACSRAALGHELGVAVKAFAYPYGATNRIVQHLIGACGYIFGLTCQAEISKLDDSLLALPRIEAGDSDNLQSFIAKLDVHQM; from the coding sequence ATGCCGATGAATAAACTATATAAAGAAGATTTTTACAGAATTCAAAAAGAGACCTCGAAAAGGTCGGCAAGGGAAATTATACCTTTGCTTCTTGGATTTATTCATCCTAAAAGTATCGTTGATGTCGGTTGCGGCTTAGGAACTTGGTTAACTGTCTTTAAGGAATTTGGCATCACAGAATGCCTAGGAATTGATGGTGATTATATAAAGAAAAATATGTTGCAAATTCCCCAGGAAGAATTCCTGCCGTTTGACCTCACAAAGCCTCTTCAATTAAACAGGGAATTTGACTTAGTTGTGTCCCTGGAAGTTGCGGAACATCTCCCCGCTGAATGTGCGGAAATTTTTATAGATTCAGTTACAAAACTTGGACAAGTTATTCTTTTTTCAGCAGCTATCCCTTTTCAAGGAGGAGTATGTCACGTAAATGAACAATGGCCTCATTACTGGCTAAAACACTTTAAAAAGAATAAATATTTAATAATTGATTGTTTACGGAAAGCAATATGGGACAATGAAAATGTAGAACCCTATTATGCTCAAAATATTTTTATCTTTGTTAAAGATAATTGCATCGGCAATTATCCTCTCCTTGAAAGAGAACTGGAAAATACGAATATCTCTCAACTCGCAATTGTCCATCCAAAAATTTATCAAAAGAATTCTAAGAAAATTGCAGCGGAGACATTGCCAATGACTGTAGAGGACGCCGATATAATCAAGATTGAGGTTACGGAGCCAGTAAACAATGTTGTCCCTCACACTTCCGCAAGGCGTCTCTTATGCCAAATCGAATTTATGGGGTCCTACATCGGCACACTTGAGTTGCCCATTTGCGATGGACTCGTTCCCGCATATGTCCTTTCAGATGCTATTGCAGCCGATTTTGCTTGGCCTATTGTTCGTCATTTTTTTGAACGCACAATCTACCGAAATATCCGTGTTAAGCATGAACCTGCTGGCTTATCCATTTACAAAGAAAAATTATGCCTTGTTGGCGGTCTTCCAAAAGACGAGCGTGCTCTATGGATACAATTACATGATCTGATTGGCTGGGTAATATTCTTACAGGAGGTGTGGGGCTGCCCTAATGTATCTCTAGAACATTTTTATCTGGACAGAGGCAATAAGCCACAAGAGAAATTCACGTACCGGCCACAAATCTTTTTATTTGAAGGTTCAAAAAAAGCCACAAGGTACTGTGTTAATGATAGCTGGCTGATAGTTGAAGTCAGTAAAGATATTTCTGATATGAGGGTTTCATGTCCTGAAATAAACGTACTGTTAACCGTGGGCGGAGCTGCAGTCGGAGCCGTAACCATTCCCATTACAGGTGATATACTCCGTGCCGAAGAATTACGTGCAATACTTACAAAAGCAAGTGGTTTTGAATTGTGCCGTGTTGCGGTCCGAGAAGGGATTCTTGGTAAGTCTGTCACAGATCCCCTGTCCCTTCGGGACCGACTTTCCCAATCGGCAGCAACCGTAAACCGATTTTCCAAAGACGGCTATTCTCTATTTACATTCGGAAATAACATTCGTGCGCTTGACTATGCTGCCTGTAAAACACTGATTCCTGACACATACAACCTGATACTCGGCCGGAACACATATGGATTGATTGGAACGAGTGCTTCCAGATGGACAACACTTCCGGCCGTTACTGAAAAAGATATCATTGATGCAGCACTGGCCAATGGAGAACCAATAGTCCGGGCATCGTCTCAAAATGGACACACTAAACGCATCATTCACTCACCCGATCTCATTTGGCATCAATTGTTGCAAAAACAAGAACCCTTTTTTAACCCAAATATTTCTCGTAAGATTCAACGGGAAAAAGCAACAGACACCTATCAGAATCACAGTAATGAAAACGTTGTGACCAATCAACTTCCGATCCTTTTGTATCACAGGATTTGTCCTGCTACGTCGCCAGCAACAGCAGACGACTCTATAACTCCGGAAACATTTGAAGAACATATCTCCAGCCTGCATAGTGCCGGATTCTATAGCATCAGACTGGAGGATTGGGGTGTGGCGATGCTTGAGAAAAAACCACTTCCTAGGCGGGCGGTTCTTCTTACTTTTGATAACGGCTACCTGGATTTCTTAACTTTCGCATGGCCAATTTTACGCCGTTATGGCTTCTCGGCGACAATTTTTATTGTCACTGACTGGGTGGAAACATTGCGTAAACGTGATAGCGAATACGGCGGGCAGATCCCCCTGCTCGGATGGGATGAAATTCGCACCCTTCAGACAGAAGGTATAGAATTCGGCTCCCATTCGGCCAGTCATCGTTCACTTACAAAACTCACCCACGAGGAAATTGTTCGCGAAGGAGCTTGTTCACGAGCAGCTTTAGGTCATGAACTTGGGGTGGCAGTCAAGGCCTTTGCATACCCATACGGGGCGACAAACAGAATAGTTCAACATCTCATAGGGGCATGTGGTTACATCTTTGGCCTGACCTGCCAGGCAGAAATAAGCAAACTGGATGATTCCCTGCTTGCACTGCCCCGTATCGAGGCGGGGGATTCCGATAACTTGCAAAGTTTCATCGCAAAGCTCGATGTTCATCAGATGTAA
- a CDS encoding sulfotransferase, translating into MTVGSLLNLKGLICFHLKNLALTLGIRDGHSDYCKFIILTRGRSGSNFLRGLLNSHNQIVTFGELFRSYDSIGWDLPDYDKYLQSRSLKTLIQNNPDRFLKEKVFKKFPKQIGAVGFKIFYYHAQNDSRKTVWTFLKNQKDLKIIHLKRNNTLKVLLSLKRAFKTNKWTDITGSEEEDFSVSLGYEECLHEFTWAQEIKKQYDIYFENHHKIDVFYENLSRNYENEMRRMQEFLGVNYKILKPSTYRQTRQPLSKIITNYFELKKEFKNTPWEEFFED; encoded by the coding sequence ATGACTGTTGGAAGCCTCCTGAATCTAAAAGGTTTAATTTGTTTTCATTTAAAGAACCTGGCCCTTACTTTAGGAATACGTGATGGCCACTCAGATTATTGTAAATTTATTATTCTTACAAGAGGAAGATCCGGATCGAACTTTCTCCGTGGTTTATTAAATTCCCATAATCAGATCGTTACTTTCGGGGAATTGTTTCGTTCATACGATTCTATCGGATGGGATTTACCCGATTATGATAAATATCTGCAATCTAGGAGCTTAAAAACATTAATTCAAAATAACCCGGATAGATTTTTAAAAGAAAAGGTATTTAAAAAATTCCCAAAACAAATAGGGGCAGTGGGATTCAAAATATTCTATTACCATGCACAAAACGATTCCCGTAAAACTGTCTGGACATTTTTAAAGAATCAAAAAGATTTAAAGATAATTCACCTAAAGAGGAATAACACCCTTAAAGTCCTGCTCTCCCTTAAGAGGGCATTTAAAACGAATAAATGGACTGATATTACCGGTTCCGAGGAAGAAGATTTTTCTGTTTCGCTTGGCTATGAAGAATGTCTTCATGAATTTACCTGGGCGCAAGAGATTAAAAAACAATACGATATCTATTTTGAAAACCATCACAAGATTGACGTTTTCTATGAAAATCTATCCCGTAATTACGAAAACGAAATGAGACGCATGCAAGAGTTTTTAGGTGTAAATTATAAAATCCTTAAACCATCCACATATAGACAGACAAGACAACCGCTTTCTAAAATAATCACAAATTATTTTGAATTGAAGAAAGAATTTAAAAATACCCCATGGGAAGAATTCTTTGAGGATTAA
- a CDS encoding DUF6473 family protein: MAEGYTNQDWKVIDYQMYCLDPEIIDRQTNTQLLFRGPKPQKLEEGKYFVSIGAAQTFGRFCEEPYPTLLQKRLGIQTVNLGRGGAGPSFFSKDNDKLLKYINSARFAIIQIMSGRSESNSLFTSKGLGFYTRVSDGTPIGCDDAFRELLKQHDKDYIKTIITETRNNWVDNYRELLEEITPPKILFWFSTRKPHYKEKYKDIHTLFGEFPQLVNTHMINLIRKHCDEYVECVSRKGIPHTLINRFTGKPITIEDPWGGVWDKNWYYPSPQMHVAAANTLEKVCKRYLHPIGLQKRSSVSFSFSKWLYRKNTIIL, from the coding sequence GTGGCTGAAGGGTACACAAACCAGGATTGGAAAGTAATTGATTATCAAATGTATTGTTTGGACCCGGAAATAATTGATCGTCAAACCAATACTCAATTGCTATTCAGAGGACCTAAACCTCAAAAATTAGAAGAGGGCAAATACTTCGTATCTATTGGTGCAGCACAAACTTTTGGACGTTTTTGTGAAGAACCATATCCAACCTTACTGCAAAAGAGGCTTGGTATACAAACAGTAAATCTTGGCCGGGGAGGTGCAGGACCATCGTTTTTCTCAAAAGACAACGATAAACTATTAAAATATATCAACAGTGCCAGGTTTGCCATCATACAAATTATGTCGGGAAGATCTGAGAGTAATTCATTATTTACCAGTAAAGGTCTGGGATTTTACACGAGAGTATCCGATGGTACTCCGATTGGATGCGATGATGCTTTTAGAGAGTTATTAAAACAGCACGATAAAGATTATATAAAAACAATAATTACTGAAACCAGAAATAATTGGGTTGATAACTATAGAGAACTCCTGGAAGAAATTACCCCACCCAAAATATTGTTCTGGTTCTCCACCAGAAAGCCACACTATAAGGAAAAATACAAAGACATTCACACATTATTTGGAGAATTTCCCCAATTGGTTAATACACATATGATTAATCTAATACGAAAACATTGTGATGAATATGTTGAATGTGTATCAAGGAAAGGGATACCACATACACTTATTAACCGGTTTACAGGCAAGCCAATCACCATTGAAGATCCGTGGGGTGGTGTATGGGATAAGAATTGGTACTATCCTTCGCCCCAGATGCATGTAGCTGCAGCAAATACCCTTGAAAAGGTGTGTAAAAGGTATCTGCATCCAATTGGACTACAGAAAAGATCCAGTGTGTCTTTTAGTTTTAGTAAATGGCTATACAGAAAAAATACAATAATTTTATAG
- a CDS encoding glycosyltransferase family 2 protein, translated as MNILISAIICTHNRAEYLVKALQSLLDQNLHKDTYEIIIVDNCSTDSTEEVIKKTLNKNIRYLYESKLGLSYARNTGWQNARGKYVAYLDDDAIACPTWLSKILEVFETVKPRPGCVGGKVNPIWEAPRPSWISDELLTSLTIINWSDIPHNLTDLNRKWLVGANIAFPTAVLKHVGGFTHDLDRKGKHLLSGGDVFLEKQIQKAGYTCFYHPEIAIHHLTPTSRLNQRWFTCRYYWQGISDAIMQLIEETPSIAERINCAAIKLYSLLQSPRTIINLILPRKDPKRFTEKCFALITVGHIAGLLGAGRR; from the coding sequence ATGAATATTCTTATTTCTGCAATAATATGTACACACAACCGTGCCGAATATCTAGTGAAAGCACTTCAAAGCTTACTTGATCAAAATCTGCATAAAGACACGTACGAAATTATTATAGTAGATAATTGCTCTACGGATTCCACCGAAGAAGTAATAAAAAAGACTTTAAACAAGAACATCAGATACCTCTATGAATCGAAGCTGGGTCTCTCTTATGCGCGGAATACTGGTTGGCAGAATGCGCGGGGAAAATATGTTGCTTACCTGGATGACGACGCCATTGCTTGTCCAACCTGGCTCAGCAAAATCTTGGAGGTATTTGAAACGGTAAAACCAAGACCAGGCTGTGTAGGGGGAAAGGTAAATCCCATTTGGGAAGCCCCCAGACCCAGCTGGATATCGGATGAACTTTTAACCAGTCTCACGATTATTAACTGGTCTGACATACCACATAATTTAACCGACCTGAACCGGAAATGGCTCGTTGGCGCCAATATTGCCTTTCCAACCGCAGTTCTTAAACATGTCGGTGGATTTACCCATGACCTTGACCGTAAGGGCAAACACCTTTTGTCGGGAGGCGATGTTTTTCTTGAAAAGCAAATCCAGAAGGCAGGATATACTTGTTTTTACCATCCGGAGATAGCCATTCATCATCTTACACCCACGTCACGACTTAACCAACGCTGGTTTACTTGCAGATATTATTGGCAGGGGATTTCCGATGCTATCATGCAATTAATTGAAGAAACACCATCAATAGCAGAACGTATAAATTGCGCTGCTATTAAACTATATTCTTTATTGCAATCTCCACGAACAATTATAAATCTCATATTGCCGAGAAAGGACCCAAAGCGATTTACCGAAAAATGCTTCGCATTAATTACGGTTGGGCATATAGCAGGTTTGCTTGGAGCCGGGCGAAGGTAG
- a CDS encoding glycosyltransferase family 4 protein produces MHIYLIHTRYPHWCTHSGINQFLKYIDIINYKIKVKQIPDNDEDFPVQNRLIRKYLRNIIQKRGMKWYKLSDLTAEIKALAHCYFRKVDIIHYLDGEHSAQFLPGLLKRLRKIRPRVVATYHQPPEILDSLIIKDVIRKHDCITVVSPEQVSYFREFIDHDKIHLILHGIDTDYFKPRDIPKTKGKFQCITVGHYLRDFKAVRLVAEKLKDFHEIGFNVVSSQAGEVEGLKNITIYKNIDDAQLLKLYQQSDVLFLPLVQSTANNALLEGIACGLPVVSTSLPSVKAYLPGSEAILIKNNNPEQLSEALLHLFHNQDERVTMGQKARKRAEELAWHTIAPLYEAVYSKLAGNG; encoded by the coding sequence ATGCATATATATTTGATCCATACTCGTTATCCTCATTGGTGCACTCATTCTGGTATAAATCAATTTTTAAAATACATTGATATAATTAATTATAAAATAAAAGTAAAACAGATACCAGACAATGACGAAGATTTTCCTGTACAGAATAGATTAATACGGAAATACTTACGTAACATTATTCAAAAACGCGGTATGAAATGGTATAAACTTAGTGATCTGACTGCTGAAATAAAAGCACTAGCCCACTGCTATTTTAGAAAGGTGGATATCATACATTATCTTGACGGTGAACATTCAGCACAGTTTCTTCCCGGATTACTGAAGCGGCTTCGTAAAATACGACCAAGGGTCGTTGCAACCTATCATCAACCACCAGAAATACTCGATTCACTTATTATTAAGGACGTCATCCGTAAGCACGATTGCATTACCGTCGTATCGCCAGAGCAAGTATCCTATTTTAGGGAATTTATAGACCATGATAAAATCCATTTAATTCTTCATGGTATAGATACTGACTATTTTAAACCCCGGGATATTCCAAAAACGAAGGGGAAATTTCAGTGCATTACCGTAGGACACTATTTACGGGATTTCAAGGCAGTTAGACTTGTAGCAGAGAAGCTGAAAGATTTTCATGAAATAGGATTTAATGTGGTATCTTCACAGGCGGGAGAAGTGGAAGGTTTAAAAAACATCACCATATACAAAAACATAGATGATGCTCAATTACTGAAATTGTATCAACAATCAGATGTATTATTCCTTCCATTAGTGCAGTCTACTGCAAATAATGCCCTTCTTGAAGGGATTGCATGCGGATTGCCTGTGGTGTCAACCAGCCTGCCATCGGTAAAGGCCTATTTGCCAGGAAGCGAAGCCATCTTGATAAAAAACAACAACCCCGAACAATTATCAGAAGCCCTCCTGCACTTATTTCATAACCAGGATGAACGTGTTACTATGGGACAAAAAGCCCGTAAAAGGGCGGAAGAGCTAGCATGGCACACTATTGCTCCGCTGTATGAAGCAGTCTATTCAAAACTGGCAGGTAATGGTTAA
- a CDS encoding glycosyltransferase yields MKHLIVCSEYPPAPGGGIGTYGVHIARLLAEKGETVHVIGKFYEGSNRQTEEQCNGRLIIHRLPYMNCKSFMTHESNSLIKFKKVNHLFKWSLHSQSFSWQASLLTEKLIEQEGIDIIESQDYEAPLYFFQLRRAMGLGPKRRPPCFIHLHSPIEFITQHNDWDIYSPSLLEIKRLEDFSITTADALLCPSRYLANQAEEHYGLQAGSIRVIPLPIGDNPILERNKDTWEYGKICYMGRLERRKGIIEWIDAAAGVAHKYPDVHFEFIGANILATKNMSGEDFVMRRIPDELKTRFHFLGHQERSLLPQFLAKARIAVVPSRWENFPYSCVEAMCSGLPVLASREGGMVEMIEDGKTGWLAKKTENNGLAEALERALETPPKKIAEMGSNASASIRQMCDNKKILERHLDFRSQIVNQGPKQSLNLPVNLSWSTRPLYERQTHKVLQNNSEKGIAIVVTCFNTAQFLTECLQSIEQQTQKPAAVIIVDDRSTQNQALKTLAIAQQGGWHVILKKNGDVTPAKNTGIEAILNSGTKPLGFSFLNAHDRLKPNFIATCESILKRSPEVGLVSCWAQYIGVKDKILTNFCPSFPYQWLSNEAIPFGVVRTQSLREAGYFRSTISEEYDTWDLFNAVMAAGWAAATIPEILGELRQRKESTLHFANTGVCGRTQRKLFERFPDLINRDAKEIALLAQAYMANSVIANSTQNKLFQCILEHMLLYFFHKETLRKALLFFKKVKNKTTRIFLSGCQILFLI; encoded by the coding sequence ATGAAACATCTTATAGTTTGTAGCGAATATCCACCGGCGCCAGGAGGCGGTATTGGGACGTATGGAGTCCATATTGCCCGGTTACTTGCCGAAAAGGGAGAAACAGTACATGTAATCGGTAAATTTTATGAAGGCTCCAATAGGCAGACTGAAGAACAGTGCAACGGGCGGTTAATTATCCATCGTCTTCCCTATATGAACTGTAAATCTTTTATGACTCACGAATCAAATTCCTTAATCAAATTTAAGAAAGTGAATCATCTTTTTAAATGGAGTCTTCACTCCCAATCTTTTTCCTGGCAAGCTAGCCTTCTTACAGAGAAACTTATTGAACAGGAAGGGATCGATATAATTGAATCACAGGATTATGAGGCGCCTTTATATTTTTTTCAACTTCGCCGGGCCATGGGATTAGGACCAAAAAGGCGTCCCCCCTGTTTTATTCATTTACATTCTCCAATTGAATTTATCACCCAACACAATGATTGGGATATTTATTCTCCTTCTCTTTTGGAAATAAAAAGGCTTGAGGACTTTAGTATCACGACGGCCGATGCCCTCCTTTGCCCCAGTCGCTATTTAGCCAACCAAGCAGAAGAGCATTACGGATTGCAGGCAGGGAGCATTCGGGTTATTCCATTACCAATTGGAGACAATCCCATCCTCGAACGGAATAAAGACACATGGGAATACGGAAAAATTTGTTATATGGGAAGACTTGAGCGACGCAAGGGAATAATAGAATGGATCGATGCTGCAGCAGGGGTTGCCCATAAATACCCGGATGTTCATTTTGAGTTTATTGGCGCCAATATTCTTGCCACAAAGAACATGAGTGGTGAAGATTTTGTAATGCGTCGCATCCCCGACGAGTTAAAGACAAGGTTTCACTTTCTGGGCCACCAAGAACGTTCTTTGCTTCCGCAATTTCTGGCTAAAGCACGTATTGCCGTAGTACCATCCCGTTGGGAAAATTTTCCTTATAGTTGCGTTGAAGCGATGTGTTCAGGACTACCGGTTCTTGCATCGCGTGAGGGAGGAATGGTCGAAATGATCGAAGACGGCAAAACGGGTTGGCTGGCAAAAAAAACTGAAAATAATGGCCTTGCAGAAGCCCTAGAACGGGCATTAGAAACACCTCCCAAAAAAATTGCTGAAATGGGGAGTAATGCATCAGCATCCATCCGCCAGATGTGCGATAACAAGAAAATCCTGGAAAGGCATTTAGACTTCCGCAGTCAAATCGTCAATCAAGGACCAAAACAATCTTTAAACCTGCCGGTAAATTTATCATGGTCTACAAGACCCCTTTATGAGAGGCAAACGCATAAGGTTTTGCAAAATAATTCCGAAAAAGGAATTGCCATTGTTGTTACCTGCTTTAATACAGCACAATTTCTTACTGAATGCCTGCAAAGCATTGAACAGCAAACACAAAAACCCGCTGCTGTAATTATTGTAGATGATAGATCTACACAAAATCAGGCATTGAAAACCCTAGCTATTGCGCAACAGGGAGGATGGCATGTTATTCTCAAAAAAAATGGCGATGTAACGCCGGCTAAGAATACTGGCATTGAAGCAATACTTAATTCAGGAACGAAACCCCTCGGTTTCTCTTTCCTCAATGCCCATGACAGGTTAAAACCTAACTTTATAGCCACCTGTGAATCTATTCTTAAAAGATCTCCAGAAGTTGGCCTTGTCTCCTGCTGGGCTCAGTATATTGGGGTTAAGGATAAAATTTTGACGAACTTCTGCCCATCCTTCCCTTATCAGTGGCTTTCAAATGAAGCGATTCCCTTTGGTGTCGTTCGCACACAGTCATTGCGAGAAGCCGGTTACTTTCGCTCCACAATAAGTGAGGAATATGACACGTGGGACCTTTTCAATGCAGTGATGGCTGCCGGATGGGCTGCTGCTACTATTCCGGAAATATTGGGAGAACTTAGACAGAGAAAAGAATCAACGTTGCATTTTGCGAATACAGGAGTTTGTGGAAGAACGCAGAGGAAACTTTTTGAAAGATTTCCAGACCTTATTAACCGCGATGCTAAGGAAATTGCCCTTCTTGCTCAGGCTTACATGGCAAATTCAGTAATTGCAAATTCAACACAAAATAAATTATTTCAATGTATTCTGGAACATATGTTACTTTACTTTTTTCATAAAGAAACTTTAAGGAAGGCTTTGCTGTTTTTTAAAAAAGTAAAAAATAAGACAACACGCATATTCCTATCTGGTTGTCAAATTTTATTTCTCATATAA